In Chanodichthys erythropterus isolate Z2021 chromosome 20, ASM2448905v1, whole genome shotgun sequence, the genomic stretch AGGATAAATCTGCTCCACGGCAGATGCCACACTCTGAACATTTGGTCCTAGAGAGAGGGGGAAAATGAACAGTTGTTCAGATTTTCTTTATGCTAAACAGTGGGTTACATTCATTATTCACatctaaaatgttttcatatcctcctgggacccagaaaaaaaaaaaaaaaggttttttgaATTTGgtattttttcacattattacATAGTTTAGagcataaaatacattttttattcaccaatcaatttttaggcttcaggttttttttttaaccaaactttgtttaaagatgattctcaactatgttatgaaagatataaaaaaattaactgatataccattttactttatgcaatatCTGGGTAAAATAGCCATACACAGGTTTTCCCATTCAATACAATGCATCTAtacactgtatctaatttgcatattaatgtgttcttggGGCAGCATGTAATCACTAATTGCTTGTCGTTTCTCCCaaaatgcctgataaacatgatttaaagggttagttcacccaaaaatgaaaattctgtcatttattactcaccttcatgtcgttccacacccgaaagaccttcgttcatcttcggaatacaaattaagatatttttgttgaaatccgatggctccgtgaggcctgcatagccagcaatgacattctctcaagatccattaatgtactaaaaacatatttaaatcagttcatgtgagtacagtggttcaatattaatattataaagcgacgaaaatatttttggtgcgcccaaaaaacaaaataacgacttatatagtgatggccgatttcaaaacactgcttcaggaagattcggagcattatgaagcAGCAAAAATATTTTCGTAGTCACATGAAaggatttaaatatgtttttagtacattaatggatcttgagagaggaaatgtcattgctggctatggaggcctcacggagccatcggatttcaacaaaaatatctcaatttgcgttctgaaaattaatgaaggtcttacgggtgtggaacggcatgagggagagtaataaataacagaattttcatttttgggtgaactaaccctttaagtcctgtTGTCCTCTACAGTGGACATGTATAAAATTTATGTCCTGTTTCGTAAAAAAGTGATTAGAAACCCCATAATATTTCCCtgaaatgttgatttataaatttgaaaaataatccGATTTAAATGATGATTACAAAatatcatatttccataagagttTTGTTTGATCATTAAATTAATGTCAGTCTTATTTAAAGACTAAGGAGAAGTTGTTGTCAAAAATGTGGTTATGAGTTAAAACTATAACATGTATGATGCCAGAGaaaatcactaaaatataatgtccactacagaggacaaaaGTCTATTCCTGGCTCCCAGGAGGATAAAGAAATTAACctctggtattgttcatttgGGGGGTCACACTTGTGTTGTTCGCGGTCAAGTGACCGAACACCTGAAATGTAACTTTCATTTTCAGTAAAATCAATTTAAtctatttttgttcaataatatttttttttgtttgtattttgagaGAATTTCATATTACGAAGTAATATTTAtgcaataattataatttttttcccattgaaaataatgcaaaaaaaaatattctttttttattttatttttttattacttcaCAATTAAAACAGTATTTCATGTAGGGCTGGTCCGAATACCATTTTTTGAGCTTTGAAGCTTCGGTCACGTGGGCAGGGCTTATGTGCTGCGAGAACGAACACTGTGCTAGTGATACAAAACACGTATGTTAAGAGCAATACTTTTAATAAGGTAACCtaacatttttcttacaaaCAAATCACTCCCAAATCAGAAATTAACAGCAAAGTAATTACTGACACAGTAAAGGGTAggctatttaaataaaataagaatggaaaataaatgaacgaactgtaataaataaagaACACGCCGTCCCAGTAAAATCTCACGTTTGAGTTTTAACAAGCTCCTATATTGTTTCGCAGTAGATTAATTTAGATTGATAATAACAGGTAAAAAGGCTAATACATTTTTGTGTCTATTATTCTATTTTCCACAACGTCAAAGCAACCCAAAATACAAGCTTCTGTCCATACGAGCTCATGTAGTTGTTACAGccacacttgtgtgtgtgtaatagtGTGTTGTGTGTAattctttaaagtatgtgacTAATTCAGTAATCTGTATGAGCTCTATAGAGGCATGCACTGAAAAGGTGCTCCACACTGGTGTTTTTCATAGAAATTCATTAAATGCTAAGGGTTGGGGCATTGTATTAAAAGGTTCTTCAGCTGTCTAGATTATTTTCAGTACATTCCAGACAAAACCCTGATTATGGTAGCTAAAATTATACTGAGCGAATGATAATGTGAGCTATTTACCTGTAACAGTGATATTGCCTGTGGAAAACACCTGCACTGTACTCCTGAGGTTTTTGATTCTGTATGACGCAGCAGGGTGGATCTCGGGTTCATAGCtaaaaatacacacagacacaaacataGTGATGAGACCCCAGCAATCCAGCTGCAGGAGAACATGTTCCTCAGCACGAGATTGCTCAATGCAGCACACACCATTTCACCACTAGAGAGCACCGTTCCCCTTTTTAGGCTCTTAAGGGTTCCTTTGGAGCTGGTGTTAACATCCATCTCTCGCAATCTGATCACAAGTGGTCAGATGAGGCACATTAATGTTCACAGCTGGTATTAACATGCATCTCAAATGTGCCTCCTGTGACCACTTGTGACTGAATTTTATAGAGAGGAAAGTCTCCAATTTCATCACTACATTCGTCTCTTACTCGGTGTGGTTCAGTATACTGTTTAAACCTGTATTTTGCACTGACCACTTGTCAGTTCGACCCAAAACGGATGTTaatagtcaagtcacctttatttatacggcactttatacaatacagactgtttcaaagcagctttacactGATAAAAGgacaatgattcaatgatgcaaacagagtTCATTTCaactgtacagcagctctaaaagaaaatagtgtcattgttcataAGCACAAAGCCAGTCTGTTGTCTCTTAACCTCTTTCAATAATACTGACCATCTACAACACAAGTGCACCTACTATTAAAAAACATGGGTATTATGATAAATTGTATGTGTAGTTGGAGAACACCCTGGGAGGTCTTACCTGGCAATGGGCCGATTATTCTTAGTGAACTCAATGAGACGGATTTGAAAGGGCATGGAGCACACAGCCAGCACATTGACAACCTTAAAGTCTGAGAATCTCACCTGCAGATGAGACAATACCATTTATTCAACATTCAGAAGACCTACAAAGCAGTTTTAATCATCAAGTAGCTATTAATCCATTTAGACACCTTGAATCCAATCTTCTGCAGACAGCGGGCCAACCGTCGAGCACCCAGTTTGGCTTCCTCCTcactaaacaaaaataagcaTGCAAGAAATTTACCAATTAACCAGACAGATTGTATCTTAGCAGCAAAAGCAACTCTTCAAGCAATTCTGAGAATTGAAAAGGAGATTTTAGTGAGACCTTGTTGCTCCAGTGCAAATAATTTTCCCTGATGACCATATAGAGGCAGTAATACGTGGTTTTCGCAGCTTCATCAGGACTTTCTGGAAAAACATCCATAAAACATAAGCAACAACACGAGTTAATAATTGGCCATAAACTGATTAATACTGCTGATACTGACGATCTAAGGCAAAGGGTGAAAACAATGCTGATGGCACTTTCCATGAATTGTCTACATGCTAGTGTCCTATTATAACTTTAGTGGAacaaaatacatgtttttgtatttatgcAAACCTACTAGTCAAGACATAATAGTGAAATTATGTATTATACTATTATGTAACAGAACAGAA encodes the following:
- the tbpl1 gene encoding TATA box-binding protein-like 1, which encodes MEPSNDVALDIIVSNVVSVFRTRCHLNLRTIGLEGTNVIYKPEVGKVLMKLRKPRITASIWSSGKIICTGATSEEEAKLGARRLARCLQKIGFKVRFSDFKVVNVLAVCSMPFQIRLIEFTKNNRPIASYEPEIHPAASYRIKNLRSTVQVFSTGNITVTGPNVQSVASAVEQIYPLLFECRKTLS